A portion of the Acidisarcina polymorpha genome contains these proteins:
- a CDS encoding leucyl aminopeptidase, whose protein sequence is MKTELNFSDAAAIATELLVAFAVDHSTSKDKDAKPELALLTTESALTTAAQDVLTSGEFKGSANETLLLHSPSGLQAKRLLVVGLGKSSKVTVNDLRKAAGVAVRFSKPRAIRELAIVIPNSELLPLGPGGRSVVEGALLADFDPDTYRSDRKDQSIDSLSVIAPQKADKAALETAFAEGVILGESQNFTRSLVNEPGNVLTPTVLGERAAEMAKEVGLKCEVYSTEKLHELKMGAFWAVSQGSVQPPALIVLTYEPEGAPSEPVLGLIGKGITFDTGGISIKPSEGMEKMKYDMGGAGAMIGAMRAIALLKPKVKVISVCCSAENMPSGSAYKPGDVVTAMSGKTIEVMNTDAEGRMVLADGLHYAQQLGVTHLIDAATLTGACVVALGMINAGVFSNNEEAYSHFVEAAKISGDRFWRLPEEDDYRDQIKSQIADIMNTGGSRWGGATTAAMFLKEFVGETPWIHLDIAGVAWLEEQKPWMAKGPSGTPVRTLVEWVRSYSS, encoded by the coding sequence ATGAAAACCGAACTGAACTTTAGCGATGCCGCCGCTATCGCTACCGAACTGCTCGTCGCCTTTGCTGTCGATCACTCCACCTCCAAAGACAAAGACGCCAAACCCGAACTGGCCCTGCTCACCACCGAATCCGCGCTCACCACCGCCGCCCAGGATGTGCTGACCTCGGGCGAATTCAAAGGCTCGGCCAATGAGACCCTGCTGCTCCACTCTCCCTCGGGTCTACAAGCAAAGCGGCTGCTCGTCGTTGGTCTGGGCAAGTCCAGCAAGGTGACGGTGAACGACCTCCGTAAAGCCGCCGGCGTTGCTGTGCGCTTCTCCAAGCCGCGGGCCATCCGGGAATTGGCGATTGTCATTCCGAATTCCGAACTACTGCCGCTTGGCCCGGGGGGCCGCTCGGTCGTTGAAGGGGCGCTGCTGGCCGATTTCGACCCCGATACTTATCGCTCCGACAGGAAGGATCAGAGTATCGATTCGCTAAGCGTGATCGCTCCTCAGAAAGCAGACAAGGCCGCCCTTGAAACCGCCTTCGCCGAGGGTGTCATTCTGGGTGAGTCCCAGAACTTCACTCGCTCCCTCGTCAACGAACCCGGCAATGTGCTCACTCCCACCGTCCTCGGAGAGCGCGCCGCCGAAATGGCCAAAGAAGTTGGATTGAAGTGCGAAGTCTATTCAACGGAAAAACTCCACGAGTTGAAGATGGGGGCATTCTGGGCGGTCTCCCAAGGCTCCGTTCAGCCGCCAGCGCTGATTGTGCTCACGTATGAACCGGAGGGCGCGCCATCCGAACCGGTGCTTGGTTTGATTGGCAAAGGCATCACCTTCGATACCGGCGGCATTTCGATCAAGCCCTCCGAAGGCATGGAAAAGATGAAGTACGACATGGGCGGCGCAGGGGCGATGATCGGCGCTATGCGTGCCATTGCGCTTCTTAAGCCGAAGGTGAAAGTCATCAGCGTCTGTTGCTCGGCCGAGAATATGCCCTCAGGCAGCGCCTATAAGCCCGGCGATGTGGTCACCGCCATGTCCGGCAAGACGATCGAAGTCATGAATACCGACGCCGAAGGTCGCATGGTCTTGGCTGACGGGCTCCACTATGCGCAACAGCTTGGGGTCACCCACCTTATCGATGCGGCCACGCTCACGGGAGCCTGTGTGGTCGCGCTCGGCATGATCAATGCCGGTGTCTTCTCCAATAATGAGGAGGCCTACAGCCACTTCGTCGAGGCCGCCAAGATCTCCGGCGATCGCTTCTGGCGGCTACCCGAGGAGGATGATTATCGCGACCAGATCAAGTCTCAAATCGCGGACATCATGAATACCGGTGGAAGCCGTTGGGGTGGAGCAACTACTGCAGCCATGTTCTTGAAGGAGTTCGTCGGCGAAACGCCCTGGATCCATCTTGACATCGCTGGTGTTGCCTGGCTCGAAGAGCAAAAGCCGTGGATGGCGAAGGGACCGAGCGGAACCCCGGTGCGGACGTTGGTGGAGTGGGTGCGGAGTTACTCCAGCTAG
- a CDS encoding DNA-formamidopyrimidine glycosylase family protein has protein sequence MPEGDTIFRSARALNLALQGKQVTAFETAYAQLASVHDQTPVVGRIVERVESRGKWLLIHFTGDLILVTHMLMSGSWHIYRRGERWRRTRIHMRAVIATNDFEAVAFDVPVASFHTARTLERNTSIPKLGPDLLQGSFSEDEAIKRLVLRGEEEVANVLLNQQVLAGIGNVFKSEICFSCGVSPFTRVSALSSAQVECLMSTARRLLAANVSESAGPGIVTYSGGRRTTGAADPGARLWVYGRRGKQCRRCGTIILMRKQGVGARSTYWCPQCQPLPLAANDGGGGEVEGWSTPVRRTRIGCS, from the coding sequence ATGCCTGAGGGAGATACTATTTTCCGCTCTGCCCGCGCCCTTAATCTGGCGCTGCAGGGCAAACAGGTCACCGCTTTTGAAACCGCCTACGCACAGCTGGCGAGTGTTCATGACCAAACGCCAGTTGTAGGGCGGATAGTCGAGCGGGTGGAATCCCGCGGCAAGTGGCTGCTGATTCACTTCACCGGCGATTTGATCCTGGTGACTCACATGTTGATGAGCGGCAGCTGGCACATCTACCGCCGCGGAGAGCGCTGGCGTCGCACCCGGATCCACATGCGCGCCGTAATTGCGACCAACGATTTTGAGGCGGTTGCCTTCGACGTCCCGGTCGCCAGCTTCCATACCGCACGAACGCTCGAGCGAAATACCAGCATCCCGAAGCTCGGGCCCGATCTGCTTCAGGGCAGCTTCTCTGAAGACGAGGCTATCAAGCGCCTGGTTCTCCGCGGTGAAGAAGAGGTCGCCAATGTGCTGCTGAACCAGCAAGTACTCGCAGGCATCGGGAATGTCTTCAAATCGGAGATCTGTTTTAGCTGCGGGGTCAGCCCCTTCACTAGAGTTTCCGCGCTGAGTTCCGCCCAGGTGGAGTGTTTGATGAGCACGGCGCGGAGGCTCCTGGCAGCCAATGTCTCCGAATCGGCGGGACCTGGGATCGTCACCTATTCCGGGGGAAGGCGGACCACCGGAGCGGCCGATCCGGGAGCTCGCCTGTGGGTATACGGCCGCCGTGGCAAGCAATGCCGCCGCTGCGGAACAATCATCCTCATGCGAAAACAGGGCGTTGGCGCACGCTCCACTTACTGGTGCCCGCAATGCCAGCCTTTGCCGCTTGCGGCGAATGATGGCGGAGGAGGCGAGGTCGAGGGCTGGTCGACTCCGGTGCGGCGCACCAGGATCGGATGCTCTTGA
- the pstS gene encoding phosphate ABC transporter substrate-binding protein PstS, protein MKLATRASASVKVSLAGAALALCLSSCNSGGGSGSENVSLNGAGSSFVYPVMQRWIQDYSKTHSNTQINYQSIGSGGGIQQVKAGTVDFGASDAPLDDTALAGMKPVIQIPESAGPVVVTYNLPDLKQPLQLSGTTLTDIFLKKVKTWHDPAIAKDNPGVTLPNTKIVVVHRADSSGTTNAFTTYLAAVSPEWKTKIGAGTQVQWPGDLGGKGSEGVTGQVRQTPGAIGYVELTFATQNKLPIASIGNQANKYIVPSAESTTAAIAAFADQLTKDPRIPIVNPPASAADAYPISTLTFLIIPKDGTDAGKRSALKSFIHYVITDGQTVAGTLSYAPLPDAVKQYNDQSLNQMTTNSQPIQ, encoded by the coding sequence ATGAAGTTAGCAACTCGTGCATCTGCAAGTGTTAAGGTCTCCCTGGCCGGCGCCGCGCTCGCGCTCTGCCTTTCCTCCTGCAACTCCGGCGGGGGCAGCGGCTCAGAGAACGTCAGCCTGAACGGTGCGGGAAGCTCGTTTGTGTATCCAGTCATGCAGCGGTGGATACAAGACTATTCAAAGACCCACAGCAATACCCAGATCAATTATCAGTCGATCGGCAGCGGCGGGGGCATCCAGCAGGTCAAGGCCGGTACCGTAGATTTTGGCGCCTCGGACGCACCGCTTGACGATACTGCACTGGCCGGAATGAAGCCCGTGATTCAAATCCCCGAGAGCGCCGGCCCGGTGGTCGTGACTTACAACCTGCCTGATCTCAAGCAGCCGCTCCAACTCTCCGGCACAACCCTCACCGACATCTTCCTCAAGAAAGTTAAGACCTGGCACGATCCCGCTATCGCCAAGGACAACCCCGGGGTAACGCTACCCAATACGAAGATCGTCGTCGTCCATCGCGCCGACAGCAGCGGTACGACGAATGCTTTTACCACCTACCTGGCAGCGGTCAGTCCGGAATGGAAGACCAAGATCGGCGCGGGAACTCAAGTACAGTGGCCCGGTGATCTCGGCGGTAAAGGCAGCGAAGGCGTCACCGGCCAGGTCCGCCAGACCCCAGGCGCTATCGGTTACGTCGAACTCACGTTTGCCACACAGAACAAGCTTCCCATCGCATCCATCGGCAATCAGGCAAACAAGTACATCGTTCCCAGCGCCGAAAGCACCACCGCCGCCATCGCTGCGTTTGCCGACCAACTGACGAAAGACCCGCGCATCCCGATCGTGAACCCGCCGGCGTCCGCAGCCGACGCTTATCCCATCTCCACTCTCACTTTTCTCATCATTCCGAAGGACGGAACCGACGCTGGCAAGCGTAGCGCTCTGAAGAGCTTTATTCACTACGTCATTACCGACGGCCAGACGGTTGCCGGGACTCTCTCCTATGCGCCTCTGCCGGACGCCGTCAAGCAGTACAACGATCAGTCCCTCAATCAAATGACCACGAACAGCCAGCCGATCCAGTAG
- a CDS encoding type 1 glutamine amidotransferase domain-containing protein, whose amino-acid sequence MAQLQGKKIAIVATDGVEAVELTEPKKALEAAGAKVDVISLKAGEIKGFNFDDPGPKIKVDKEIGQVKPEDYDNLVLPGGVANPDKLRTHPEVVKFVKSFFDAGKTVASICHGPWTLIEADVVKGRTLTSWPSLKTDITNAGGNWVDKEVVNDKGLITSRKPDDLPAFNKTMIEEFAHASSLAGAR is encoded by the coding sequence ATGGCACAGCTACAAGGCAAGAAGATCGCAATCGTCGCTACGGATGGGGTAGAAGCCGTAGAGTTGACCGAACCCAAAAAGGCGCTCGAAGCGGCCGGAGCCAAGGTGGACGTGATCTCGTTGAAGGCGGGAGAGATCAAGGGCTTCAACTTTGACGATCCAGGACCAAAGATCAAAGTGGACAAAGAAATCGGACAGGTTAAACCGGAAGACTATGACAATCTGGTCCTCCCCGGTGGGGTGGCAAATCCCGATAAGCTGCGGACGCACCCAGAAGTGGTGAAGTTTGTGAAAAGCTTTTTTGATGCAGGGAAGACGGTCGCATCCATTTGTCACGGGCCGTGGACGTTGATCGAAGCAGATGTCGTAAAAGGCCGTACGCTGACCTCCTGGCCTTCGCTGAAGACTGATATCACGAATGCCGGCGGCAATTGGGTGGATAAAGAAGTTGTGAACGACAAAGGCTTGATTACCAGCCGCAAGCCGGACGACCTCCCGGCCTTTAATAAGACGATGATTGAAGAGTTCGCACATGCCAGCTCGTTAGCTGGTGCTCGGTAG
- a CDS encoding glycoside hydrolase family 125 protein: protein MTFSEVLTRRELVRNLSLAAGGLYLSPHTLGLAASSSFPSKRPQPSARRFRSPAVDAAIDSVSSKISDPELAWLFSNCLPNTLDTTVTFGEFEGKPDTVVVTGDIPAMWLRDSSAQVWPYLPFVKADQSLARLIEGVIRRQTRCILIDPYANAFMSDLKSAEPLPWSKTDHTTMKTGVGERKWEVDSLCYPVRLSYQYWKETGDIAPFDAQWAAAMHLIVSTFKDQQRKGSQGPYSFQRVSATPTETLGNAGFGAPTRPVGLIHSGFRPSDDACVYPMNIPGNFFAVKTLFRLEEMLTEITHDAASAREAALLREEISSALRNYAPGKHPTAGEIWAYEVDGLGNAIFMDDANVPSLLGLPYLECCSKAEPMYLATRRFAWSDDNPYFYRGSVAEGIGGPHIGQDMVWPMSIIILALTTDDEHEQLQCLRWLKKSNAGTGFMHESFNKDDPGKFTREWFAWANTLFGELILTIANRTPRLLASSNI from the coding sequence ATGACATTTTCAGAAGTTCTTACCCGCCGGGAGCTCGTGCGAAATCTTTCGCTGGCCGCCGGAGGGCTTTATCTTTCACCGCACACCTTGGGACTTGCCGCATCGTCCTCATTTCCATCCAAGCGTCCCCAGCCATCAGCGCGGAGGTTTCGCAGCCCTGCTGTCGATGCAGCGATCGACTCGGTTTCGAGTAAGATCTCCGATCCGGAGCTTGCGTGGCTCTTCTCAAACTGCCTGCCGAATACGCTCGACACCACCGTGACCTTCGGAGAGTTTGAAGGGAAGCCGGATACGGTCGTCGTCACCGGGGACATTCCCGCGATGTGGCTCCGGGACTCGTCCGCGCAAGTCTGGCCATACCTGCCCTTTGTGAAGGCTGATCAGAGTCTCGCGCGGTTGATAGAAGGAGTGATCCGGCGACAGACCCGCTGCATCCTGATTGATCCTTACGCGAATGCGTTCATGAGTGATCTCAAGAGCGCCGAACCGCTGCCCTGGAGCAAGACCGACCATACCACAATGAAAACCGGGGTTGGGGAACGCAAGTGGGAGGTCGACTCCCTTTGTTATCCGGTTCGGCTGAGCTATCAATACTGGAAGGAAACTGGTGACATCGCACCATTTGACGCACAATGGGCGGCAGCGATGCATCTCATCGTCTCTACCTTCAAGGATCAGCAGCGCAAAGGGTCGCAAGGGCCGTATAGCTTCCAGCGTGTTTCTGCTACGCCTACAGAGACGCTGGGGAACGCCGGTTTCGGCGCTCCCACCAGGCCGGTTGGTCTGATCCACTCTGGATTTAGGCCGTCGGATGACGCCTGCGTCTATCCGATGAATATTCCCGGGAACTTCTTCGCGGTGAAGACGCTCTTTCGACTGGAAGAGATGTTGACTGAGATTACCCACGATGCAGCTTCAGCTCGCGAGGCGGCGTTGCTTCGCGAAGAGATCTCGTCTGCATTGAGGAATTATGCTCCTGGGAAACACCCCACTGCGGGCGAAATCTGGGCGTACGAAGTCGATGGTCTTGGGAATGCGATCTTCATGGATGACGCCAACGTCCCGAGTCTGCTTGGTCTGCCTTATCTCGAATGCTGCTCGAAGGCCGAACCGATGTACCTGGCGACCCGGAGGTTCGCTTGGAGCGACGACAATCCGTATTTCTATCGCGGATCGGTGGCCGAGGGTATCGGCGGTCCGCACATTGGTCAGGACATGGTCTGGCCGATGTCGATCATCATCCTCGCCCTTACTACGGACGACGAACACGAACAGCTACAATGCCTGCGTTGGCTCAAGAAGAGCAATGCCGGCACCGGCTTTATGCATGAAAGCTTCAACAAAGACGATCCGGGCAAGTTCACACGGGAGTGGTTTGCCTGGGCCAACACTTTGTTTGGTGAATTGATCCTGACGATTGCAAATAGAACGCCGCGTTTGCTGGCGTCGAGCAACATCTAG